TCGCCCTCGCCGATCCCGAGAGCGTGCCGGCAGGCGAATACGCCCGCGAGGGGCTGGAGCGGGCCGGGCTGTGGGACGCCGTCGCGGACCGCGTCGTGCCGACGCTCGACGTGCGCGCGGCCGTGGCGGCGGTGCAGACGGGCGCCGTCCCAGTGGCGATCGTGTACGCCACGGACGTGCGCGGCGCGGCCGACGTCCGCGTGCTGCTGTCGTGGCCGGAGTCGATCCAGCCTCGGATCCGCTACCTCGTGGCCGTCCCGCGCCGGACGCAGCATGCGAACCGAGCCCTCGAATTCGTCGAGTTCGTCCAGCAGTCGGAGCGGATCGCGGTGTGGCGGCGGTACGGGTTCGTGCCGCTCGCCGAGCCGGTCCTGCCGTGAGCGGAGCGGAGTGGGAGGCCGTCCTGCTCTCGCTGCGCGTCGCAGCCGTGGCGACGGCCGTGAGCCTGCCCGTCGGCGTGGCGGTGGCGTACGGGCTGGCCCGGCGGCTCGTGCCCGCGCCGCTCGTCGTCGAAAACCTCGTCCAGCTTCCCCTCGTGCTGCCGCCGGTCGTGACGGGCTACGCCCTCCTCGTGCTGTTCTCCGGAAATGTCGCGTTCTCGTGGATCGCGGCTGCGAGCGCGGCGGGCGTGATGGGCTTCCCGCTCCTCGTGCAAACGGCGCGCGTCGCGATCGAAGCCGTGGACCCGGAGTGGGAAGAGGCGGCGGCCGTCGACGGCGCGACGCGGTGGGGCGCGTTTCTCGGGGTGACGCTGCCGCTCGCGGCGCGGGGCGTTGCCGCCGGGGCCGCGCTCGCCTTCGCCCGCGCCCTCGGCGAGTTCGGCGCGACGATCGTCGTGGCGGGCAACATTCCGGGGCGGACGCAGACGATCCCGCTCGCGATCTTCTCCCGGCTGAACCAGGCTGGCGGCGAGGCGGCGGCACTGCGGCTCATCGCCGTCTCCGTCGCGCTCTCGGTGGGGAGCCTGCTCGTGCACGCCGTCCTCACGCGGCGGCTGCACGGATCAACACGGGGGACATGATTGCGGCCGTCACGTCGTTGTAGTTTGGGCCTTCTGCTCGCCTCTCTCGTCCGCCACCACTCCCGATGAATCGACGCCTGCTCGTCCTGCTCGTCTGCACCCTCAGCCTCGCCGCCTGCTCGTCGTCCGAGCGCGCCACGCAGCCCGCCGCGCCCGAACCCGCTGTCCCCG
This genomic interval from Rhodothermales bacterium contains the following:
- a CDS encoding ABC transporter permease subunit; its protein translation is MSGAEWEAVLLSLRVAAVATAVSLPVGVAVAYGLARRLVPAPLVVENLVQLPLVLPPVVTGYALLVLFSGNVAFSWIAAASAAGVMGFPLLVQTARVAIEAVDPEWEEAAAVDGATRWGAFLGVTLPLAARGVAAGAALAFARALGEFGATIVVAGNIPGRTQTIPLAIFSRLNQAGGEAAALRLIAVSVALSVGSLLVHAVLTRRLHGSTRGT